The DNA sequence ATCCTCAGCCGGATCAAACATCGAAGAAAACCCCGGCGCTTCAGACATGGCCCCAAAATTGAATCTGAATCCATCTTTCTCTGGCGTATCTGACTCCAGGTCTTTGGACGGGCCCACCGGCAGGCTGGGAAAATTGTAGGAATCGGTTCCGTGCTCATCAACCCATCGGCTGTCGTTAACAGTTCTATACAATGAGCTGTTCTCCTTTCCGACCACTGATAACCACCTCACCCTGGTCTTCCATCTCCTGGATGATCCTGGTTATGGCATGCTGGGCATCTTCCACATCCTTCATCCTGACCGCCCCCAACATTTCGATCTCTTCGGTGACCATCTGAGCGGCCCGTTCAGACATGTTTGAGAAAATCTTTTGCTTTACTTCATCGGACGCAGCCTTTAAGGAAATCGCCAGTTCTTTGGACTCGACCTTTCTCAGAACCTTTTGCAGACCCTTGTTGTCAACCAGTATCAGGTCTTCAAATGTAAACATTCTTTGCTTGATCTGTGCTGCCAGTTCTGGATCAAATTCCTCGATTTCATCCAGGATCACTTCACCGGACATGGCATCGATCTGATTCAATATGTCTGCCATGAGCCCGGCCCCGCCTTTCACATGGCTCATGGAATCTTCGTTTTCCCTTAATACATCAGCGAAGATCTTTCCGATCTCATCCAGCATTCCGGCGCCGACCTTATCCAGGGTGGCGATCCTTCTCCCCACATCGGCCTTGATTTGGTCGGATAAATTGGACAGCACCGCGCTGGCCACCTCCGGGTTGACATGTACCAGGATCATAGCGATGGTCTGAGGGTGTTCCTCTCTCACCAGTTCAAGGAGATGGTCCGGTTCCAGGGCTCTCAAGGCGGAAAGGTCGGAGGTCTTTCCGGTGGGAACATCTGGCGCTTTTTCATCTGGTTCTGACGCGGGTGCCACGGGCGGGCGGCCGAGCCGCGGCGTCTTTATCCGTTCCGAAAGCTGAAGAAACTCCTCTGCGACCTTCTCCACCAGATCGGGAGATATTTCTCCCATCTGGGCGAGATGGTCTCTTACCAGCTTTCGCTCCTCGTCTTCCAGCCTGCCTAGGATTTTTTCCGACATAACATTTCCAGCAGACTGAATGAGTATTGCCGCCTTGATCGAGCCTGGCAGGTTTTTAGGGTCCATAAGCACCTGTTAATTTAAAATTTTGAATAATTAGAAACTATCGGAGCTGAGTCGTCTACGCCTTTTCTTCGCTCAACCAGCGGCGCACCAATTTGAGGGAATTCTCTTCATCCGAGGCGATCAAATTTACCGCCTTATCCTTGCTGGACGGGCTTGTTCCATATTCGTTTTCTATCTCCGAAAGGGTCTTGGGAAGCTGCACCAACATCCTCTGTTTCGGTTCGGTACCGGCGGTAAGCCACCGCAACAGGGGTCTCACCACAAACAGGAAAATGCAGAAGAGGAGCGTAACCAGAAAAATGACTTTTGCAGAAGGACCATATTGTTTTGCATATGCAAACCAACGGCCTGCGGATTCATCCTGTTCCCCTTCTCCCCACTCAGGATCAACCTTGCTGAATGGGATGTTGATCACTTCAATTTCGTCCCCCCGGTTGGAATCGAAATTCACCGCCCTCTTGACGATTTTCTGAAGCTTGGTCATCTCCTCATCAGATCTCGGCGAATATTTCCACTCGCCTTTCCCGTCCTTCCCCTCACTATAGGTACTCACGCCGTCAACCATCACGGCAGTCGATACCCTGACGATCTTTGGATAGGGTTCCACTGTGTGACTTGTCACCTTGCTGATCTCATAGTTGACGGTTCGTTCCTTTTTATTGAACGTCTCGCCGCCGGAGGATCGTGACTTTTTTTCCTGGGCCAGCGCCGCCTGTCCCTCTGTGGTATTGGAGAGAAAGCCAGGCACCCCTTTTATGCCCACTTCGGCGTCACCTGTGCTTTCATTGAGGATCTGTTCGCTTCGAACCGCCTTATCATCGGGATGATATCTCTCTTCAGTCTTCTCCTGTTTTCTGAAGTCCAAAGCGCAAGATATTCTGGCTATGGCCTTGCCTGGGCCCAAGGCTGTTTCCAGCATGGTGCGCACGCGGCTCTCCAGACCTTTTTCCATCTTTTCCTGCAATGCCAGTTGATCGGAATTTATCGGTCCCTCCGAAGCGCGATCCTTCCGTCCGGCCAGCATTTTCCCGTAATTGTCAACCACCGTCACATTTTCCGTTTTGAGACCGGAAACGCTCGATGATACCAGATGGACGATGGCTTGAACCTGGCCGTTATTCAACGTCCTGCCCGGCGCCAGTTTGAGTATGACCGATGCCGTCGCCGGCTCCTGATCTTCTACAAACAGCGATTTTGAGCCCATTACGATGTGGATTCTCGATCCCTGGACCTCATCAAATCTATCTATGGTTCGAGAAAGTTCTCCCTGCAACGCCCTTTGGTAGTTCACATTTTGAACGAACTCGCTCATCCCCAGTTTGGCATTATCGAAAATTTCAAAACCGACACCGCTGCCGAGAGGAAGGCCCTGGGACGCCAATTCAAGTCTGATTTCATATAGCTGGTCGCTCGGCACAAGAATGGCATCCCGGTTGGTCGAAACCTTGTAGGGGATCTTTTTTTCCTTCAATCGGGTCAGTATGGCCCCCGCATCCTCGGGGGTTAAATTGGAGTATAGAGGTTGAAAATCCGACTCCCCCGACCAGGTGAGCAAAAATACAAAGCCCACTATGGTGATGGATATCAAGGCCAACAGGGTAAACATCTTGGCGGGCGTCATACTCCCGAGCAGTGTCTTCAATTGCGCGGAAATCTCGTTAATGGCCATCTTTATCCTCTGCGCTATCTCTATTTAGTACCCGAACGGAAACCCGAAAAATCAAGAAACAGTAAACCATGAGAAGAGGTTCTGTTAATGTAAAATTTGTTCCATCAATTTTCACTTTTCATTTCTTGAATATTCAATGGTGCCTGAACGGTGTTTTCGTTCAGGCACTGCTATTTAGACCTGTGTTCGCATAATTTCCTGATAGGCGGCAATGACCTTGTTGCGCACCTGCATCATTAACTTGAAGGAAATGCTGGCTTTCTCCATGGCAATCATTGTCTTGTGAATATCGGTTTCTTTGCCCGAAGCAAAATCGCTGATGGCGGTGTCAGCCGTCTTTCGGAGCCGGTCTGTCCCATCTATGGCCTCTGAAAGCATACTCCCGAAGGACGCACCTTGAGAAGGTACAGGCTGCTTTCCGTATACTCCCAGGGGAATGGTTGTCTCCAGCCGATTCTTGATGGTGATATCATTCATAATCTGCTACCTCCCGATCTCCAGTGCCTTTAATGCCATATCCTTGGT is a window from the Deltaproteobacteria bacterium genome containing:
- the fliG gene encoding flagellar motor switch protein FliG — protein: MDPKNLPGSIKAAILIQSAGNVMSEKILGRLEDEERKLVRDHLAQMGEISPDLVEKVAEEFLQLSERIKTPRLGRPPVAPASEPDEKAPDVPTGKTSDLSALRALEPDHLLELVREEHPQTIAMILVHVNPEVASAVLSNLSDQIKADVGRRIATLDKVGAGMLDEIGKIFADVLRENEDSMSHVKGGAGLMADILNQIDAMSGEVILDEIEEFDPELAAQIKQRMFTFEDLILVDNKGLQKVLRKVESKELAISLKAASDEVKQKIFSNMSERAAQMVTEEIEMLGAVRMKDVEDAQHAITRIIQEMEDQGEVVISGRKGEQLIV
- the fliF gene encoding flagellar M-ring protein FliF, giving the protein MAINEISAQLKTLLGSMTPAKMFTLLALISITIVGFVFLLTWSGESDFQPLYSNLTPEDAGAILTRLKEKKIPYKVSTNRDAILVPSDQLYEIRLELASQGLPLGSGVGFEIFDNAKLGMSEFVQNVNYQRALQGELSRTIDRFDEVQGSRIHIVMGSKSLFVEDQEPATASVILKLAPGRTLNNGQVQAIVHLVSSSVSGLKTENVTVVDNYGKMLAGRKDRASEGPINSDQLALQEKMEKGLESRVRTMLETALGPGKAIARISCALDFRKQEKTEERYHPDDKAVRSEQILNESTGDAEVGIKGVPGFLSNTTEGQAALAQEKKSRSSGGETFNKKERTVNYEISKVTSHTVEPYPKIVRVSTAVMVDGVSTYSEGKDGKGEWKYSPRSDEEMTKLQKIVKRAVNFDSNRGDEIEVINIPFSKVDPEWGEGEQDESAGRWFAYAKQYGPSAKVIFLVTLLFCIFLFVVRPLLRWLTAGTEPKQRMLVQLPKTLSEIENEYGTSPSSKDKAVNLIASDEENSLKLVRRWLSEEKA
- the fliE gene encoding flagellar hook-basal body complex protein FliE, with protein sequence MNDITIKNRLETTIPLGVYGKQPVPSQGASFGSMLSEAIDGTDRLRKTADTAISDFASGKETDIHKTMIAMEKASISFKLMMQVRNKVIAAYQEIMRTQV